A segment of the Streptomyces sp. NBC_00597 genome:
GGATGTGGGCGAGCTGAGCGTGGACAAGGGCGAGATCTTCGCGCTGCTCGGTCCCAACGGCGCCGGCAAGACCACCTTCACCGAGATCCTGGAGGGCCTGCGCGAACGCGACAGCGGTGAGATCACCGTGCTCGGCGAGGACCCGGGGACCGCCAACGCGGCCTGGCGCACCAACGTCGGTGTCGTGCTGCAGGACTCCCACGACTACCCCCAGCTGACCGTCCGCGAGATCCTCGCCCACTTCGCCTCGCTCCACGCCCACGCACGCGACGTCACGGAACTACTGGAGGCGGTCGGCCTGCGAGAGCAGCAGGGCCGGCGCGCCAGCCGGCTGTCCGGCGGTCAGCGCCGCCGCCTGGACGTGGCGTTGGGCCTCATCGGCAACCCCGAGCTGCTGTTCCTCGACGAGCCCACCACCGGGTTCGACCCCGAAGCACGCCGCCAGTTCTGGGAGCTGGTCAAGAGGCTGCGGGCCGATGGCACCACGATCGTGCTCACCACCCACTACCTGGACGAGGCCGAGTACCTGGCCGACCGTGTGGCGGTCATCGCCGACGGACGCGTCCTCGACGTGGACACCCCCGGCCGCCTCGGCGGCCGCCACCTGACCAAGGCCGTCGTCGGCTGGACCGACGAGCACGGCCCGCACCGCGTCGAGACCGACGACCCCACCGCCGCGGTGGTCGACCTCGCCGGACGCTACGGCGGCAGCATCCCCCAGCTGACCGTGGCGCGCCCCAGCCTGGAAGACGTATACCTGCACATGATCGGAGACAACACGTGAGCGCGCCCCCGGCCCTGCGCCGCACGCACGCCCCGCGGCTCGCCCTGCCGCTGTGGAAGGTCGCGGCCGCGCGCAGCGCCCTGGAAATCAAGCAGTTCTTCAGGGAGAAGGGGCAGGTGATCTTCACGTTCGCTATGCCCCTGCTCATGCTCGTCCTGCTGGCCTCGATCTTCAAGCAGCGCATCGGCGACACCGGCATCGACGCCCAGCAGATCTACGTCACCGGCATGCTCGGCGTGGGCATCATGTCCACCAGCTTCCAGAGCATGGTCCTGCAGGTCGTCGGCGAACGTTCCAACGGCACCCTCAAGCGCCTGCGCACCACACCCATGCCCAAGAGCGCCTACTTCACCGGCAAGCTCGCCGTGGTGATGGTGTCCAGCATCGGACAGGCCGTCGTCCTCCTGGGACTGGGCACCGCGTTCTTCGGTCTCCAACTGCCCACCGACCCCGCCCGCTGGGCCACCTTCGCCTGGGTCTACCTCCTGGGCATCGTCAGCTGCACTCTCCTCGGCCTCGCCTACAGCAGCTTCGTCGCCCCGCAGAGTGCCGGCGCCATGGTCTTCCTGCCCGTCATCGTGCTGCAGTTCATCTCCGGCGTCTTCGTCCCCTTCAACGACCTGCCCCACCCGCTGCGGACGATAGCCTCGTTCTTCCCCATGAAGTGGATCTGTCAGGGCATGCGCTCGGTGTTCCTGCCCGACACCTTCCAGCCGTACGAGCCGGGCCACTCATGGGGCCATGGACAGACCGCGCTGGCGCTCGGCGCCTACGCCGTAGTGGGATTGATCGTATGCCTGAAGACATTTCGCTGGAAGGGCCGCAACGACGGCTGAACACGGCCACGGCCACGGCTCCGGAGCACAAGGCGGCCGCCCCCGCTCCGGAGCCCTCGGCCGCCGAACCCGGGGACAACGGCCAGGGCTGGCTGCTGCGGATCCTCCTCGGCTGGCACGCCTCCTTCACCCTGATGGGCATCGTGCTGGAACTGCTGCTGTGGACCGACGGCGCACCCTGGTTCGCCCACCTCGTCCTCTACGGCCTCGCCGCCTCCTACGTGACCCTCGGCGCCCCCGCGCTCTCCGGTGCGAGGCCCCCTCGTGCGGGCCATCTCTTCCTCGCCATCGCCTACGCCGGCACCCTGCTGCTCACCACGGTCGACGACCGCACCCCCATCGCCCTCTACCTGGTGCTGCCCACCACCTTCGCCCTGCTCTCCCCGATCAGCCTGGCCGTCGCCGCCTGCGCGGGCCTTACCCTGCTCAGCGACGCGCTCTACCTCGGCCACCACTCCTTCAGCGCGCAAGCCGTCGGCGAGACGGCCCTGCAGAACGCCACCACCTGGCTGTTCGCCGTGCTCGTCGGGTTCTTCGTCACCCAGCTCCTCACCGAGAACCGCCGCCGCGGCGACCTGATCCGCCTGCTTGAGGAAAACCGGGCCCTGCTCGCCTCCGCCTACCACGACGCCGGCGTCATGGCCGAACGCCACCGTCTCGCCCAGGAGATCCACGACACCGTCTGCCAGGGCCTCACCAGCACCCTCATGCTCATCCGCGCGGCCGACGCCTCCGCCTTCCGTGATCCCGACCGCGTGCGCGAGCGCCTCGCCCTCGCCGAGAAGACCGTCAGCGAGAACCTCGCCGAGGTCCGCGCCGTCGTCACCGCCACGGGCCCCCTGCACCTGCGCAGCACCCCCCTCGACACGGCCATCGAGAACATCACCGCCCGCCTGGGCGACGAACTCGGCATCGAGACCGAAGCCCACATCACCGGCCGGCCGCTCCCCCTGGACGCCACCTTGCAGGTCGTCCTGCTGCGCTGCGCCCAGGAAGCACTCGCCAACGTCCGCAAACACGCCCGCGCCGACCGGGTCCGGGTCGAACTGGGCTACCATCCCAAATCGGTCCTGCTGGAGATCACCGACGACGGCAGGGGCTTCGACGCCCAGCAGGTGCAGGGCTTCGGCCTGCGGGGGATGCGTTCCCGAGCGGAGCAAGTCAACGGGGCGGTGAGCGTGGTGAGCCGTCCGGGGGAAGGCACCCGCGTATCCGTCGAAGTGGCATGGGAGCACTGACACCACAGTGCGCGTACAAGGGAGCCCCCGGGCAATGACCATCCGACTGTTGATCGCCGACGACCATCCCGTGGTCCGGGCCGGGCTGGTCGGGCTGCTGGACTGCCAGAGCGGCCTCGAAGTCGTCGGCGAAGCGGCCAGCGGCACGGCCGCCGTACGCCTCGCCGCCGAACTGCGGCCGGACGTCGTCCTGATGGACCTGCGGATGCCCGAGCTCGACGGCGTCGACGCCACCGCCCGGATCGCAGCCGAGTCTCCTGCCGTACGGGTGCTGATCCTGACCACCTACGACACCGACTCCAACATCGTGCGCGCGGTCGAGGCCGGGGCGGCCGGCTACCTCCTCAAGGACGCCACCCCCGACGCACTCGCGGCCGCCGTCCGCGCCGCCGCCGAGGGCGAGACCGTCCTGCCGCCGCTCATAGCGGCCAAACTCGTCAACCACATGCGCACCCCTGCCCCGGAGAGCCTGACCGCCCGGGAGCTCGACGTCCTGCGCCTCGTGGCCCGCGGCCTGACCAACGCCGGCATCGGCCGCAGCCTCCACATCGGGGAGACCACCGTGAAGACCCACCTCGTACGCATCTTCGCCAAACTCGACGTCGACGACCGCACCGCCGCCGTCACCGTGGCCATGCAGCGTCGGCTCCTGACCGACGTGCTCTGATCCCCCGCCCGGCGGCGCCGCCCCCGTTGTGGATCGGTTCCCCGTCGCACTTCTAACCCGACACCACAAGCTGAGCCTCCCAACGTCAGCACGGGCGGCCTGCCGGAAATACACCAGTGGCTGCGGGAACGGGCCCGCGTCAACGAATTCACCACCACCCCGGTCCCCTTCGCCGAGCTCGACGGGTGGAGCTTCGCCGCCGACACCGGCGACTTGGTGCACCGCAGCGGCGGCTTCTTCCGCATCCGCGGCCTGCACGTCACCAGGGCATCCGGCCCGGTCACGCAGTGGTCCCAGCCGATCATCGACCAGCCGGAAATAGGCGTCCTGGGCATGCTCGCCAAGAAGATCGACGGCGTGCTGTGCCTGCTCGTCCAAGCCAAGATCGAACCCGGCAACATCAACATGCTGCAGCTGTCGCCCACCGTGCAGGCGACCCGCAGCAATTTCCTGCGCCTGCACGGTGGCGCCGCCACCCGCTACCTGGAGTACTTCACCGAACCCGGCCGAGGCCGCGTGCTCGCCGACGTCCTGCACTCGGAACAGGGCGGCAGCTTCTACCGCAAACGCAACCGCAACATCATCGTCGAGACCGACGAGGACGTCCCCGTCCACGACGACTACCGGTCGCTGAGCGTCGGGCAGATCCAAGCCCTGCTGCGCGAAGACAACATGGTCAACATGGACGCCCGCACCGTCCTGTCCTGCCTGCCCCTGAACGCTCCCCACGCCGCACCCGCCGACCCCGCGCAGCAGGAGACCACCGAGATCCAGAGCTGGCTCAACGACGCCAAGAGCCGCTCCTCACTCACCGCCCGGCCCATCCGAGGAAGGCGGCCGGAGCGGGGTGGTTCACGGGGGAAGGCACTGCCCCCGCCGTCGAGGTCCCCCGGGACGCGGGTGGTGTTGGCTGCGGTGCGACACGGTTCTGCTATGTCCGGTCGGCGGCCACGGGTCGGACGGCTGCCGCCGCAAGGGTCTGCTTCGTGGCGGCGGCGAAGGCTGGGCCTTCTCGCAGTGCCTGAGGGCTCAGTGCTTCACTTCCTCGTGGGCGTTGCGGGCGCTGTTTTCCACTTTGGTGAGCAGGTTCTGCCGGGTGGGCTCGTCCATGGAGCGGGTTTGTGCCCAAGCGCGGGCCATGTCAAGACCTTGGGTGCGCAGACGCTCTGGGCGTTGCCCTTCGGGGGTGTTTCGCAGTGCCTGGAGCCACGCGGCGGTGAGGCGACCGGCCGGCTCCGCCTGGTCTGCCGGTTCGTTGAGCAGGCAGTCGAATACCGAAGCGTGCCATTTCCCGGCCTCTTGGGTGTCCTGGCTTTCGGCCGCATCGGCGACGCCGTCCAGGATGCCGAGAGCGCGGGCGTTCTTCGTCGGCTGCAACGAGAGATCTACGCCGGTCGCGTCCGCAGGGACGGCTGCAAGCTGCCCAGCTGCGGTGTGGGTCTCTGCCATGCGCAGCAGGGCGTATGCCTGGGGGTTCACCGCCACCGCGCGCAGGGTTTTTGTGAGCACGCTATTCCACACCGACAGGTGATAGGTACCCTCGGCTCCCCAGGGCGACTTGTTGTCGCCTGCGTTCACTATGTACTCGTTGTCAAGGCCGGCGAGCATCTCATGTACGTCGGGGGCGTAGCCGGCCAGGGCGGTGGCAAGGGGCACCCTCAATGCGGGGTCTAGCTCGATCTTCTGCGACTGGACCCAGCCGAGCGCAAAGATGACGTCCTTCATCGCCTGCGCCTGCGCCTGGGTGTGACGCCCCGGTTGGCTGCCCGCAGTCGCCTTTACGATCGCCTCTCCGAGTGCCGCGCAGCTGATGCCGGGGTGGACAGCAGCCCCCACTGATTTCTGTACGCTCGCGTTTTCGGCCAGGCCATTGCAGGGTGGGGACGTCTCACGCCCGAGGAGGAACCAGGCCCCGAATGCGCCGAGCAGGGCCAGGCATATCCCTGCCCCGACCCACGCTTTCACTGGAACGCCTCGGCGTCCCGTGCTCCCCGTCATCGACGTCCCCACTTCACTCTCTCGCTGCCCGATCAGTTGGTCGTGTCGGTCAGGTACTTATGTGCTGTTTCAGTACCGCGGTTACGCCCTTCGAGGACGTCGCGGCTGTAGTCCTGAATGAAGCTCTCTTGGATGTCCGGCCTATCCTTGGCCCACTCACGGATCATGATCGGCAGTTGATTGTTGACCTCAAGGTACTCGTCCGCGATCTGGGGTTGACCTTGCCGTCGATCTCGCCCTTCATGCGGTTGCCCCACTCCCAGGCCCAGGTGTCGACGCCGCGCTGGATCGAGTCGCCGAAGGCGAGCGAGACGCCGCCGGCCGTGGTGAAGTACATGGGAGCCACCGCGCCGCCGATGACGTGGTAGGCGAGCTTCGACTTCCAGTCGGCCTCGCTGTAGCCGGCCATCCGGCCGTCGTTGATCACGTCTTCCCGGACGGAACTCATGACGCCCAGAGCGGTGCCCGCCTTGTTGATCGGCTTGGTGACGTCCGGTCCCTGTGCCCCTCAACTCAGAGGCCCGCACCCAACTCGCAGCCATCCTCCAGCAGGTCTCCGACGGACTCCTCAAGGACGGGTAACCCTCCGGGAATCCTGCGGAGGGCTGGACGGCGATGTCGCTGACCATCCAGAGCTAGCCCGCGCATTGCGGACTATCAGGACCCACTAGGAGGCCCCCGCCTACGGCAGGTGACCTCCTATCTTGTCTGGGCTTGGCATGGGCGGCCTCCCATGCCAAGCCCAGACCGTGGACGACGGGCCCCCGCTGACGCCAGTCTCATGCCTCGCAGTCGTACTGCTTGGCGAGATTGTCGACGGCCTCCAGGACCACGGTGCGGGAGGCCGCGGTGAGGGCCGCCTCGTCCCACTTCTCCGCCACGACGACGCCGGGTGCGACCTCCAGCGAGACGGTGACGTACTCGGCGTCCGCCTTCATCTTCTTCAGGCACCCGGCGGGGAGCTGGACCTCGCTCTGCCGGGGGCTCACCCATCCCGAATGGCCGTCGGGAAGCCCGGTGGCACCGTTGGCCGGGCTGTTCAGGGTGTTGGCGGGACGGACGGCGAGGGTGTACTGGAGCGGGCCCTCGGTGGCCTTTTCCGGGACCCGGATGACGAAGCAGGTGGTGGAGAAGACGGGGTCCGCCCCGGACCCTCCGCTCTCGTCGACCGTGAGCCGGCCGCCCTTGCCGTCGGACAGCAGCCCTGCGGTCTTCTCGGTGAGCATGCCGAGGCAGAGGTTCTGCGCGCGCAGATCCTTCAGCGTGCTGGGCCACAGCTGGATGGCGGTGACGACTGCCGCCGCGACCACGAGCACGGCCGGCAGTGCCAGATACTTCTTGTTCATCAGTACCGCTCGCCCATCTTCATGTCGGCGTCCTTGATGCCGTTCTGGTACCACTGCTGGGCGGTCGGTTGGAGGCCGTCCTCGTACTC
Coding sequences within it:
- a CDS encoding sensor histidine kinase is translated as MPEDISLEGPQRRLNTATATAPEHKAAAPAPEPSAAEPGDNGQGWLLRILLGWHASFTLMGIVLELLLWTDGAPWFAHLVLYGLAASYVTLGAPALSGARPPRAGHLFLAIAYAGTLLLTTVDDRTPIALYLVLPTTFALLSPISLAVAACAGLTLLSDALYLGHHSFSAQAVGETALQNATTWLFAVLVGFFVTQLLTENRRRGDLIRLLEENRALLASAYHDAGVMAERHRLAQEIHDTVCQGLTSTLMLIRAADASAFRDPDRVRERLALAEKTVSENLAEVRAVVTATGPLHLRSTPLDTAIENITARLGDELGIETEAHITGRPLPLDATLQVVLLRCAQEALANVRKHARADRVRVELGYHPKSVLLEITDDGRGFDAQQVQGFGLRGMRSRAEQVNGAVSVVSRPGEGTRVSVEVAWEH
- a CDS encoding response regulator transcription factor — translated: MTIRLLIADDHPVVRAGLVGLLDCQSGLEVVGEAASGTAAVRLAAELRPDVVLMDLRMPELDGVDATARIAAESPAVRVLILTTYDTDSNIVRAVEAGAAGYLLKDATPDALAAAVRAAAEGETVLPPLIAAKLVNHMRTPAPESLTARELDVLRLVARGLTNAGIGRSLHIGETTVKTHLVRIFAKLDVDDRTAAVTVAMQRRLLTDVL
- a CDS encoding ABC transporter ATP-binding protein, with protein sequence MLTDRVIHARNVRKNYGGRLVLDVGELSVDKGEIFALLGPNGAGKTTFTEILEGLRERDSGEITVLGEDPGTANAAWRTNVGVVLQDSHDYPQLTVREILAHFASLHAHARDVTELLEAVGLREQQGRRASRLSGGQRRRLDVALGLIGNPELLFLDEPTTGFDPEARRQFWELVKRLRADGTTIVLTTHYLDEAEYLADRVAVIADGRVLDVDTPGRLGGRHLTKAVVGWTDEHGPHRVETDDPTAAVVDLAGRYGGSIPQLTVARPSLEDVYLHMIGDNT
- a CDS encoding ABC transporter permease produces the protein MSAPPALRRTHAPRLALPLWKVAAARSALEIKQFFREKGQVIFTFAMPLLMLVLLASIFKQRIGDTGIDAQQIYVTGMLGVGIMSTSFQSMVLQVVGERSNGTLKRLRTTPMPKSAYFTGKLAVVMVSSIGQAVVLLGLGTAFFGLQLPTDPARWATFAWVYLLGIVSCTLLGLAYSSFVAPQSAGAMVFLPVIVLQFISGVFVPFNDLPHPLRTIASFFPMKWICQGMRSVFLPDTFQPYEPGHSWGHGQTALALGAYAVVGLIVCLKTFRWKGRNDG
- a CDS encoding NDP-hexose 2,3-dehydratase family protein, yielding MPEIHQWLRERARVNEFTTTPVPFAELDGWSFAADTGDLVHRSGGFFRIRGLHVTRASGPVTQWSQPIIDQPEIGVLGMLAKKIDGVLCLLVQAKIEPGNINMLQLSPTVQATRSNFLRLHGGAATRYLEYFTEPGRGRVLADVLHSEQGGSFYRKRNRNIIVETDEDVPVHDDYRSLSVGQIQALLREDNMVNMDARTVLSCLPLNAPHAAPADPAQQETTEIQSWLNDAKSRSSLTARPIRGRRPERGGSRGKALPPPSRSPGTRVVLAAVRHGSAMSGRRPRVGRLPPQGSASWRRRRLGLLAVPEGSVLHFLVGVAGAVFHFGEQVLPGGLVHGAGLCPSAGHVKTLGAQTLWALPFGGVSQCLEPRGGEATGRLRLVCRFVEQAVEYRSVPFPGLLGVLAFGRIGDAVQDAESAGVLRRLQREIYAGRVRRDGCKLPSCGVGLCHAQQGVCLGVHRHRAQGFCEHAIPHRQVIGTLGSPGRLVVACVHYVLVVKAGEHLMYVGGVAGQGGGKGHPQCGV